A single window of Theropithecus gelada isolate Dixy chromosome 9, Tgel_1.0, whole genome shotgun sequence DNA harbors:
- the ZNF248 gene encoding zinc finger protein 248 isoform X2 — MLESSQENEDDHFWELLFHNKTVSVENGDKGGKTFNLGTDPVSLRNYPYKICDSCEMSLKNISGLIISKKNCSRKKPDEFNVCERLLLDIRHEKIPIGEKSYKYDQKRNAINYHQDLSQPNFGQPFEYNKNGQGFHDEAAFFTNKRSQMGETVCKYNECGRTFIESLKLNISQRTHLEMEPYGCSICGKSFCMNLRFGHQRALTKDNPYEYNEYGEIFCDNSAFIIHQGAYTRKILHEYKVSDKTWEKSTLLKHQIVHMGGKSYDYNENGSNFSKKSHLTQLRRAHTGEKTFECGECGKTFWEKSNLTQHQRTHTGEKPYECTECGKAFCQKPHLTNHQRTHTGEKPYECKQCGKTFCVKSNLTEHQRTHTGEKPYECNACGKSFCHRSALTVHQRTHTGEKPFICNECGKSFCVKSNLIVHQRTHTGEKPYKCNECGKTFCEKSALTKHQRTHTGEKPYECNACGKTFSQRSVLTKHQRIHTRVKALSTS; from the coding sequence ATGTTAGAGAGCAGCCAGGAAAATGAAGATGACCATTTTTGGGAGCTTCTATTCCACAACAAAACAGTAAGTGTAGAAAATGGAGACAAAGGAGGCAAAACTTTCAATTTGGGCACAGACCCTGTTTCTTTAAGAAATTATCCCTATAAAATATGTGACTCATGTGAAatgagtttgaaaaatatttcggGCTTAATTATTAGTAAAAAGAACTGTTCCAGAAAGAAGCCTGATGAGTTTAATGTATGTGAGAGATTGCTCCTTGATATTAGGCATGAGAAAATCCCTATTGGAGAGAAGTCTTATAAATATGATCAAAAAAGGAATGCCATTAATTATCACCAGGATCTCAGTCAGCCAAATTTTGGCCAACCTTTTGAGTATAATAAAAATGGACAAGGCTTCCATGATGAGGCAgcattttttacaaataagaGATCTCAGATGGGAGAGACAGTCTGTAAATATAACGAATGTGGAAGAACCTTCATTGAAAGTTTAAAGCTCAATATATCTCAAAGAACTCATTTGGAAATGGAGCCGTATGGATGCAGTATTTGTGGGAAGTCCTTCTGCATGAATTTAAGGTTCGGACATCAGAGAGCTCTTACAAAGGATAATCCTTATGAATATAATGAATATGGGGAAATCTTCTGTGACAATTCAGCTTTCATTATCCATCAGGGAGCTTACACAAGAAAGATTCTCCATGAATATAAAGTGAGTGACAAAACCTGGGAAAAGTCAACTCTCTTAAAACATCAGATAGTACACATGGGGGGAAAGTCTTATGATTATAATGAAAATGGGAGCAATTTCAGCAAGAAGTCACATCTTACCCAGCTTCGGAGAGCTCACACAGGAGAAAAAACCTTTGAATGTGGTGAGTGTGGGAAAACCTTCTGGGAGAAGTCAAACCTTACTCAACATCAGAGAACACACACAGGGGAGAAGCCCTATGAATGTactgaatgtgggaaagccttttgCCAGAAGCCACACCTGACCAACCATCAGCGAACACATAcaggagaaaaaccatatgaaTGTAAGCAATGTGGAAAAACATTCTGCGTGAAGTCAAACCTCACTGAACATCAGAGAACACACACAggggagaaaccctatgaatgtaatgcGTGTGGGAAATCCTTCTGCCACAGATCAGCCCTCACTGTCCATCAGAGAACACACACAGGGGAGAAACCCTTTAtatgtaatgaatgtggaaaatCCTTCTGTGTGAAGTCAAACCTAATTGTACATCAAAGAACTCACACTGGGGAGAAACCCTATAAGTGTAACGAATGTGGGAAAACCTTCTGTGAAAAATCAGCTCTCACTAAACATCAGAGGACTCACACAGGGGAGAAGCCGTATGAGTGTAATGCATGTGGGAAGACCTTTAGTCAGAGGTCAGTGCTCACcaaacatcagagaattcatacgaGGGTGAAAGCTCTTTCAACATCCTGA
- the ZNF248 gene encoding zinc finger protein 248 isoform X1, giving the protein MNKSQEQVSFKDVCVDFTQEEWYLLDPAQKILYRDVILENYSNLVSVGYCITKPEVIFKIEQGEEPWILEKGFPSQCHPERKWKVDDMLESSQENEDDHFWELLFHNKTVSVENGDKGGKTFNLGTDPVSLRNYPYKICDSCEMSLKNISGLIISKKNCSRKKPDEFNVCERLLLDIRHEKIPIGEKSYKYDQKRNAINYHQDLSQPNFGQPFEYNKNGQGFHDEAAFFTNKRSQMGETVCKYNECGRTFIESLKLNISQRTHLEMEPYGCSICGKSFCMNLRFGHQRALTKDNPYEYNEYGEIFCDNSAFIIHQGAYTRKILHEYKVSDKTWEKSTLLKHQIVHMGGKSYDYNENGSNFSKKSHLTQLRRAHTGEKTFECGECGKTFWEKSNLTQHQRTHTGEKPYECTECGKAFCQKPHLTNHQRTHTGEKPYECKQCGKTFCVKSNLTEHQRTHTGEKPYECNACGKSFCHRSALTVHQRTHTGEKPFICNECGKSFCVKSNLIVHQRTHTGEKPYKCNECGKTFCEKSALTKHQRTHTGEKPYECNACGKTFSQRSVLTKHQRIHTRVKALSTS; this is encoded by the exons GAACAAGTGTCATTCAAGGATGTATGTGTGGACTTCACTCAGGAAGAGTGGTATCTGCTGGACCCTGCTCAGAAGATACTATACAGAGATGTGATCCTGGAAAATTATAGCAATCTTGTCTCAGTAG GGTATTGCATTACTAAACCAGAAGTGATCTTTAAGATCGAGCAAGGAGAAGAGCCCTGGATATTAGAGAAAGGATTCCCAAGCCAGTGCCACCCAG aaaggaaatggaaagttGATGACATGTTAGAGAGCAGCCAGGAAAATGAAGATGACCATTTTTGGGAGCTTCTATTCCACAACAAAACAGTAAGTGTAGAAAATGGAGACAAAGGAGGCAAAACTTTCAATTTGGGCACAGACCCTGTTTCTTTAAGAAATTATCCCTATAAAATATGTGACTCATGTGAAatgagtttgaaaaatatttcggGCTTAATTATTAGTAAAAAGAACTGTTCCAGAAAGAAGCCTGATGAGTTTAATGTATGTGAGAGATTGCTCCTTGATATTAGGCATGAGAAAATCCCTATTGGAGAGAAGTCTTATAAATATGATCAAAAAAGGAATGCCATTAATTATCACCAGGATCTCAGTCAGCCAAATTTTGGCCAACCTTTTGAGTATAATAAAAATGGACAAGGCTTCCATGATGAGGCAgcattttttacaaataagaGATCTCAGATGGGAGAGACAGTCTGTAAATATAACGAATGTGGAAGAACCTTCATTGAAAGTTTAAAGCTCAATATATCTCAAAGAACTCATTTGGAAATGGAGCCGTATGGATGCAGTATTTGTGGGAAGTCCTTCTGCATGAATTTAAGGTTCGGACATCAGAGAGCTCTTACAAAGGATAATCCTTATGAATATAATGAATATGGGGAAATCTTCTGTGACAATTCAGCTTTCATTATCCATCAGGGAGCTTACACAAGAAAGATTCTCCATGAATATAAAGTGAGTGACAAAACCTGGGAAAAGTCAACTCTCTTAAAACATCAGATAGTACACATGGGGGGAAAGTCTTATGATTATAATGAAAATGGGAGCAATTTCAGCAAGAAGTCACATCTTACCCAGCTTCGGAGAGCTCACACAGGAGAAAAAACCTTTGAATGTGGTGAGTGTGGGAAAACCTTCTGGGAGAAGTCAAACCTTACTCAACATCAGAGAACACACACAGGGGAGAAGCCCTATGAATGTactgaatgtgggaaagccttttgCCAGAAGCCACACCTGACCAACCATCAGCGAACACATAcaggagaaaaaccatatgaaTGTAAGCAATGTGGAAAAACATTCTGCGTGAAGTCAAACCTCACTGAACATCAGAGAACACACACAggggagaaaccctatgaatgtaatgcGTGTGGGAAATCCTTCTGCCACAGATCAGCCCTCACTGTCCATCAGAGAACACACACAGGGGAGAAACCCTTTAtatgtaatgaatgtggaaaatCCTTCTGTGTGAAGTCAAACCTAATTGTACATCAAAGAACTCACACTGGGGAGAAACCCTATAAGTGTAACGAATGTGGGAAAACCTTCTGTGAAAAATCAGCTCTCACTAAACATCAGAGGACTCACACAGGGGAGAAGCCGTATGAGTGTAATGCATGTGGGAAGACCTTTAGTCAGAGGTCAGTGCTCACcaaacatcagagaattcatacgaGGGTGAAAGCTCTTTCAACATCCTGA
- the ZNF248 gene encoding zinc finger protein 248 isoform X4 has protein sequence MNKSQEQVSFKDVCVDFTQEEWYLLDPAQKILYRDVILENYSNLVSVGYCITKPEVIFKIEQGEEPWILEKGFPSQCHPERKWKVDDMLESSQENEDDHFWELLFHNKTWDLKLVKVE, from the exons GAACAAGTGTCATTCAAGGATGTATGTGTGGACTTCACTCAGGAAGAGTGGTATCTGCTGGACCCTGCTCAGAAGATACTATACAGAGATGTGATCCTGGAAAATTATAGCAATCTTGTCTCAGTAG GGTATTGCATTACTAAACCAGAAGTGATCTTTAAGATCGAGCAAGGAGAAGAGCCCTGGATATTAGAGAAAGGATTCCCAAGCCAGTGCCACCCAG aaaggaaatggaaagttGATGACATGTTAGAGAGCAGCCAGGAAAATGAAGATGACCATTTTTGGGAGCTTCTATTCCACAACAAAACA TGGGATCTGAAGCTTGTAAAAGTTGAATGA